CGACCGGCCCAACTTTATTTATAAACCAACGTCGTTTTTATATAAAgtgatgttttttatttttatttttagagaaaacgacgttgttttgaaCCCTATAAATTTCTTACTTCCCCCGCCGCAAACCCTAAATCACTTCTTCCCTTGTTTGCATTGTTTGTATGTTCCTCTCTCTACAACAAATCTCTTCGTTGATAATGCTCTCCCCACTCTCTACTCTTTCTTGTCTCTCTTCGCAATTAGCACCCACCTCGaagagtcttcatttcaaacAGAGGTGAAAAGCTTCGTCCAACGAAGACGGAGATTTGAGATCTCTTTTTATTTGGCCATTTTCTTGACATTTTTGTTGGAAGTTTTCCAACTCTTTCAACACCGGCCGGCGGATGTAGAATATATGCAAAATCATAAATTCCAACTCCGATAACTCCAATGCGTAACCCTAAATGGAGGTAGCTAGCTAGATTAAGATCATGAAGTGAGTAAATACTAATTAATCCATCCATGCAAAGACACTTTTCTTTTCATGCATGCCCAAAAAATTGAGCTCATGTCATCACCTATCTTGGTGGAAGACCCACTGCATGGCTATTCCAGTACTGTCCCAAACTGAAAGGTCTGACTTTTTAGATAACATATACACATTGGCttatttagaagaagaaaaaaaaaaacacccattaACTCTAGGCCGTCTACCGTCATTGTACCAGTTTTAGAGAAGGAAAAAGCCCCTTTACAACGAAGCACAACCACTCACATTAATCGGTATGATTCATGTACGTGGAACCCATATATATGAGTTATACCAATGTAAGTGTTTGTGCATAATTTTATTGTGCAAGAATCAATCCTTTTTAGAGAATGAggtcactattttttttttttttaatttaaaggaTAGAAAGGGGCAACGAGCATAGCTACCGTCTTTAGACATTATCATAAGACTTTTCATCCGTTGTAAAATGATCATTTTGAGCCATAACTGCTGCCTAGACGACAAGCCCCTCACCATAACTCTATCAAGACGCGAATTGGTAAAGCCCTCTGCTGATCGAGTAGTATTTGGTTCACGTAATTACTACCGTAAACAAATTCGAATACGCGATCACTAAGCAGAAGAGAAGGAAGAATGAAACCGGCTACCACCTTGGTGGTAGTAGAGAATGAGGTCACTTGCATGCATGGTTTGGGACATATATAACTGGATCCATCTTGTTCGTGCAATTGTTTGGGGTCCGGAAAAGGAGTTTAATCTGTCACTTCAAACGGTAAAAGGCCTCGAATGAGGCTGACTTGGTCAACAGAAGTTGcagacctctctctctctctctctctgctctcaACCCCACACGCCTTTCTCTCCAATCTCCTATTCTTAGAATATCGTGTCAATCTGGCCAATTCCCTCTCTCAAACCCAcaccctcctcctcctccccaAATCCAAACTCAACAAATTAAACGGAAAAAAGCAAACCAAACAAAGGCTGACCACCTCAGAGAACCACACAATTAATCTCTGCGAACAGCGGCTCGTTTCTCTCCGGAGTACTTGTCCCATTTCCGGCTCAGCAATGGCCGCTGTTCGCCCTCTCTTTCTCCTgatctttttcctcttctcatcatctctccctctccgcTCTCTTTCCGTCTCCGAAAGCGAGGCTCTCCTCAGACTCAAGCAATCATTCACCCACGCAGACGCCTTAAGTTCCTGGGACGTTAACGTTCCCAACTCATCTCCTTGCTCGGCCAAGTGGTTGGGAGTCATTTGCTCCGACGGCGCCATCACCGGCCTCCATCTCACCGGTTTAGGTCTCTCAGGAAAGATAGACGTCAAGGCTTTACGTGAACTTCGCGGCCTTCGAACTATAAGCTTCGTCAACAACTCCTTCTCAGGTCCAATCCCAGACTTTCACACGCTTGGCGCTTTGAAGTCTCTGTTATTGACAGGCAACCAGTTCTCCGGCGAGATTCCCAAGGATTACTTTTCCCGTATTACTTCATTGAAGAAAGTCTGGCTCTCTTATAACCAATTCACCGGAACGATACCTGAATCTGTGACGCAACTATCCCATGTCATAGAACTCCATTTCGAGCACAACAAATTAGTGGGACGTATCCCGCCTATGAAACAATCCTCGTTGAAACAACTTGATTTGTCGAACAACATGTTGGAAGGCGAAATCCCTGAGAGCTTGTCCATATTCGACGAGAATACGTTTAAAGGGAATGAAGGCCTTTGCgggaagccgctggacaaggTTTGCAAAGACACTACGAATAATGCAACAACGTTATCTACTGATGATCATTCTAAGAACACGCCCAAAAACAACAGCACCACCCTAGTGCTTTTGTTCCTTGCCATTGTAGGCTTCCTCTTCATGTTCTTCGCATGTGGCACTTGCGCGAAGCGTAAGGACGACGAGTTCAGTGTGCTTGGTAGAGAAAAAATGGCGGACGACCGGGTGCTCCAAGTGCACGTGCCCAGCTCAAATCGGAGCTGCAGGGAAACGGCCGAGTACTCGAGCCAGAAAGGCGATTCGAAGAAAGGTTCAACCAATAATGGAAAGAACGGGATGACTGATCTTGTAATGGTGAATCATGAAAAGGGTGCATTTGGGTTGCCGGATTTGATGAAGGCGGCGGCGGAGGTGCTAGGGAATGGCGGGCTGGGGTCTGCGTATAAGGCCACGATGGCGAACGGGTTGTCTGTGGTGGTGAAGAGGATGAGAGAGATGAATAAGTTGCAGAAAGATGGGTTTGATGAACAGATGATGTGGTTTGGAAGACTGAGGCACAGGAATATCTTGACGCCTTTGTCTTACCATTTCCGGAGAGAGGAGAAGCTGTTGGTCTCTGAATACATTCCCAAAGGCAGCTTATTATTTGTCTTACACGGTATGCCATTGCCATCCCCATCTTCTGCTTCATCCTCTTTTTTGGGTTCTGTTAATATATTCTAGGTATTTATATCACTCTCTAGCTCTCATGATCATAACACCATTGGTTTCTATTTAGTTCGAGCTCACCCAATTCCTTGActgatttttgattttatttacatatatattctTAGAACACGTCATTTTTATactcattttttaagaaaagaaataatgtaTACTGGATATATATGTGTTCTGTTTTATCCACCAAAACTGATGTGACTTGATCCTTCTCGTAATATTTGgcgaataaaaattgatttttgattGGAGAATCATATCGATCAATTTTGGTGAATGAAATACATATACTTATTCGGTATAAAGACTCGAGCGTATCGGTTTAATAGGGAGAATTTCACTTTGTCTGACTTGGGTTTCGTGATTATCCTCCAGGCGATCGTGGAATTAGTCATGCCGAGCTCAATTGGCCTACCCGTCTGAAGATTATCAAAGGAATTGCACGTGGAATGGGGTTCCTGTACACTGAGTTTGCTTCTTATAAGCTGCCCCACGGAAATCTCAAGTCCAGCAATGTTCTTCTAAGCGATGATTATGAGCCACTCCTAAGTGACTACGCCTTTGATACACTCATCAACACCCCACAAGCCGTGCAAGCATTGTTCGCCTATAAATCCCCTGAATACGCACAATATCAGCAACTCTCTCAAAAGTCTGATGTTTATTGCCTTGGAATCATCATCCTTGAAATCCTTACCGGGAAATACCCCTCTCAATATCTTAACAATGGAAAGGGTGGTATTGATGTTGTGCAATGGGCCCTAACGGCAATGTCcgaaaagagagaggaagaactGATCGATCCGGAGATAGCGATAAGCAGCACCAGTTCAGTCAACCAACTCCTCCAAATCGGGGCTGCTTGCATTGACAGTAATCCAGAGCAACGGCTAGACATGAGGGAAGCCATTAGAAGGATAGAAGGTGCGCAAGTTTAAACTACTGCtatctagctagctagtttGATTCACGTGGCTTTGTCAGTCCCATGCATGCATGCTCCATTAATGCTCATGATCAGCAATATTTTATGAGCTAGCTCCTTCGATCCCTCCAGAGATAGCTTGGAAGATGATCAGTTCGATCGGAACTTCGGTTAATGACTGCAAGTGAATTAGTGAAGTAGGAAAAGAGAACCAAATTAATCTGCAAAGTTTGAAGAGAGCGAGGAACTCTGtaatcttaatttttcttttcttttttgatgcaAAATGAGATCGATTGCCTTATtcatccaaaacacaaaaaaaatgagatggctttCAGCCTTCCTTTCAAAATGCAAGGTGAGATATAGTACTATACGTACTAGGATCGAGTTCCTTTGAATGAAAGGTCCTGATCTATACCCTCAATTCATGCTTTAGCTATGTTGATAAAATCTAGgtatatattgaattttttttcttctcttgttgaatttttgtaattaaagtttcttatatataattgtttgTTGACAAAGAAACATCTTCTTGATCAATAAATATTTAGTTTACATGGCAGTTTGCATGCGAATTAGCCAAGtttaatttatatgacatgCAAATAATTATAATGTCTCTAGGGAAAATCAAAATTGCCTCTCCCTTTTTTATACACCATCTTGAAAAAGATGTTAATTACATTCCCATCCATCTAAAATGAGCATGCAAAAATCTTTGTAAATTGTTTAAAGTTAGAGATGTATTTGGTGTTATTCTcttacacatattttttttgtaaatttaccattgaatctGTAGAACCTATATGTAGTTCTAcatatttaatgaaattttgacaagatttaacagaaaattctaacacacggttaaaattgaaatatagattaccctaaattgacactttttaaaatttgagtatttaattgcaaaaataatgaaatattaagagttataagtaaatagttatttttttattttttttttaatgacaaggAATTTAAGTGATTCAACCGAGAACATTAATGAATAGAAGATCATTGAATAAGTCTTGAATTAATGCATTAATCCACTTGTAATATTGATCAATGaacttataataaaatatatacaatgaaaaaaaattacattatgtcaataataatatcaataagTGACATAATTTAACCCAAGGAATCCTGTGCGTGCCGCATAACAACTTATAAACTGAACCCTAGCCTACTTTTCTGATATTAAGGTTGGATTCTAACATATTGGCTCATTAATCTACCGCATGAGTTTGAATAGTATTTTCACACATATAGCACATGCCAATTATGAGTGTCACATGTATACCAATTATAGCAAAACCAATGTTCTAATTATCCGGGGTTGGCTTCTTAATAATAAACATCTAAGACCTATTAGACGGTTTATTATCATTCGGGTTTGGTTTGAGTCTAGTTTTACTTTAGTTCAAATTTGAACTAAACCCGTTAGAATTAAGACACGTATTCCACAACCGTTTACAAGAGATACATTTCCGAATTCTAACGGCTTTGTTCGAtaatttttgtttctcatttttgttttatcttttcaaaacaaaaacattaacaaataattcaaaatacttaCAACACATTTAAAACTACTTTCACCTTTATGTTATATCaaacattttttctaaaaaataaaataaaattaacaaacaacccaaaatatgaaacatttaaaactatttttagatttatataattagaacgatttttttttttaaaaaaaaaaccactaaaaTATAttcacaaaagaaaattaattccAGTTCCAACTAAAAGTGACCTAACCCCAAATCCCTACTCCAAAACTCTCTAAACCAAGGAACAAGAGGGAAATTagagtccaaaaaaaaaaaaaaaaaaaaaaaaaaaaaaaaaaaaaaaaaaaggttaaaggCATATTTCATacttgtggtttaaaaattgagaaatgatccctacactcatttctcacaacagccccacaacaaactgacgtggctggtaatattttattattttttttgttttgttttgttttctttttgtaaaaaaataataaaatattaccagccacgtcagcttgttgtagagctgttgtgagaaatgagtgtagggatcatttctcttaaaaattttaatttttggtaccTTAATTTCATACTCGtggcacaatatatatatatatatatatatataaaatctttaaaaattaattaaaaaattaaaaataataatacttaaaaagagaaaagaaaaaaaaaactgaggggGAAAGTCAAAACGCTATTTCTGGCGGTGGGTAAAAAGTTTACTCGTGGCAGAGGCCAATGACACGTGGCGTCACATCAAATAGCAACGTGGAACCTGAAAAATTGTTTGGATCTCTTTCTTGTAGCAGAAACCCTTCACACTCGAAAGACAGTGACGACGAAATGTACCGGACGGCGGCAAAGCTTGTGCTCCTTCTCCGTGCACCCTCGGGTTGGAATAGCAATGCCCGTCTCCGGTTCCCTCCTCTCCGGTTCTCCACTTCTGTAAATCATAATCAACACCCTGAAACCCCAAACTTTTCTGATCCTACGTCGTCCACGTCCACGTCTACGTCTACGTTATCTTCGTCGTCGAATTGGTCGGCTTCATCCACGGCCGAGGAAGCTCGGCGCCAGGAGAGCCGGCGACCGAGGGTAGAGCATGAAGACGAGCAAGCCCGCGTGCTTCGGGCCTCGCTTCCCCACGTGGTCCGTGCACTCTTTCAATGAAATGTTTATTTAGTACCCTCTGTGTGTATGTGAAATTGTCAACGagaaattcatttccttttgtattaTCTCCAGAATTACTTTAtaataaattacaatttgataatGATGACGGAGAAATTACAGGTGAGGTTGGGGTGGACTGAGGCAGCCATGATTGCGGGTGCGAGGGAGGTGGGTGTTTCTCCTTCTATCATTGGCTCTATCCCAAGGAAAGAAGCCGCTCTTGTTGAGGTAAATTTTAGTTCTTTTGTGGGGGGGGTTTGTGATTGATTTTCAATGCTATGCTGGCGGTCGCTTAGCCGTTGGGTTATGCTACAGTATGTTTTTAGGTCGAATGATTATTTGATCGGGTCACTGATTTTTAAAATAGTAGAAATTTGGAGATTTAGGTCAAATTGAGAATGGGT
The Alnus glutinosa chromosome 14, dhAlnGlut1.1, whole genome shotgun sequence genome window above contains:
- the LOC133856584 gene encoding pollen receptor-like kinase 3 produces the protein MAAVRPLFLLIFFLFSSSLPLRSLSVSESEALLRLKQSFTHADALSSWDVNVPNSSPCSAKWLGVICSDGAITGLHLTGLGLSGKIDVKALRELRGLRTISFVNNSFSGPIPDFHTLGALKSLLLTGNQFSGEIPKDYFSRITSLKKVWLSYNQFTGTIPESVTQLSHVIELHFEHNKLVGRIPPMKQSSLKQLDLSNNMLEGEIPESLSIFDENTFKGNEGLCGKPLDKVCKDTTNNATTLSTDDHSKNTPKNNSTTLVLLFLAIVGFLFMFFACGTCAKRKDDEFSVLGREKMADDRVLQVHVPSSNRSCRETAEYSSQKGDSKKGSTNNGKNGMTDLVMVNHEKGAFGLPDLMKAAAEVLGNGGLGSAYKATMANGLSVVVKRMREMNKLQKDGFDEQMMWFGRLRHRNILTPLSYHFRREEKLLVSEYIPKGSLLFVLHGDRGISHAELNWPTRLKIIKGIARGMGFLYTEFASYKLPHGNLKSSNVLLSDDYEPLLSDYAFDTLINTPQAVQALFAYKSPEYAQYQQLSQKSDVYCLGIIILEILTGKYPSQYLNNGKGGIDVVQWALTAMSEKREEELIDPEIAISSTSSVNQLLQIGAACIDSNPEQRLDMREAIRRIEGAQV